Within Dehalococcoidia bacterium, the genomic segment AGACCCAGAGGGATTCTATACAGAAAAATCATCAGAGGACGAAACCCAGTAAGATCCTTCCTCATATAGACTTACACTTCCAAGGCTGACTTTGGGTATATAAGTTTATGTAAATTTAAACTGATGGAGGCCAGATGTCTGTTTCTAGTTCACTTGCAAAACTCATAACGGAAAAACGTTTAGAAGATTTACCTTCTTGGACAATACATGAGGCAAAACGCACATTAATCAATATGGTAGGTATATCGCTTTCAGCCTCTACTTCTTCGGGAAACGACATGCTTCTATCTTGGATCGAAAAAGAAAATGCTAGCCCTAGAGCTTCCATCATAGGCAGTTCAGTTCGTACGAGTCCCTTTAATGCGGCGCTGATGAATGGGTTTTTAGCTCATCTTCAAGACTATGACGACACGCATTTCCCGACTGTTTTGCACCCTACAGCACCAGTTTGGCCAGCTGTTTTCGCTGCAAGCGAAGATCAGAATGCCACAGGCTTGCAATCTTTAGGGTCTTTTGTACTAGGCGCCGAAATAGCCTGCAGGCTTGCGATGTCCGTACACCCATGGCATTACGATATGGGATGGCATATTACGGGAACTACAGGCGTATTTGGCGCAGTAATTGGCGTAGGGAAAATATTAAATTTAGACAATACAACCCTTAATATGGCCATCGGTCAAGCAGGAACATACGCGAGCGGAATTCGGGAAGTTTTTGGCTCACATACAAAGCCGATGCATGCTGCAAAAGCAGCAAGTAACGGCTTGCAATCAGCCTATCTTGCGACCAGTGGTTTTACTGGTGCCGATGACATTATTGGAGGCAGAAGGGGTTTTTGGGAAGTACTATCTCCAAATGGCCATAATAAGGAGATCCTGCTCAATAATTTTGGAGACCATTGGGAATTGAAAAACAATGGCCTTAAACCCTACGCAAACGGCGTTGTTTCACATCCAATACAAGATGCGGTGATTTACCTCCGAAACACCCACTCTATCCAACCCGCAAATGTTTCTGCAATAAACGCTCGAGTCCATCCATTGGTACTAGAATTGATGAACAGACCCGAACCCCAGCGAGGGCTAGAAGGTAAATTTTCATTCCAACATTGTGCTGCAGCAGCTTTAGTAGATGGTGCAGGTCATGATGCTCAATTTTCAGACACAAAAATCACCGAACCACTAATTGCAAATATACGAAGTAAGGTAAATGCGCAAATTGATGATTCCTTAGGAGAAGATGAGGTCTACATCTCAATCGTGATGAATAACGGCCAAACGCTCGAGCATCATGTGAAACATGCAACAGGATCACCCGAAAATCCGATGTCTGACGCTTCCTTAGAGTCTAAATTTAGGGACCTTGCAGGAGAAGTATTGAATAGTAGTCAAGTCAACAAGCTGCTTAGTACATTATGGGAAATCGAAAAAGCTCCCGATTTACAAGAAGTTACTGAATTAATGCGTGTTCAGTAAACACTTCAGCATAAGGTTGGGTTGAGTTTTAAAATGCTCCTAGAATTAAATGTCAAAAATTTAGCAATAATTCATGAAACTAACCTTACGTTTGGACCAGGATTTAACGTAATTACTGGAGAAACTGGTGCAGGCAAATCGTTGCTTATAGACGCCCTTGAGTTTGCTTTAGGAGAAAATTCCAATCGTGATCTCCTAAGAAATCAAACTGATTCGACTAGTGTAGAAGCAGTATTTTCCATTGCAACAGCATCACAGCTTCATTATTTGGAAACTGAATTTGACATAAATTGCGAAGCAGATGGCTTACTTGTTATTTTTCGGAAATTGCACATTGAAGGGAAAATTATTTCTAAAATTAATGGGCAAACTGTTACTGTAAAAACATTAAAGGCCATAGCTAATATGCTCGTGGATATACATGGCCAAGGAAGTCACCTTTCCTTAGTGAAGACTACCCGTCAATTGCAGATAATTGACACTTACAAAGGGCTGAATGGCGAAAAAAAGTCTTTTGAAAAAGAATTGCAAAGAGCGATCAGTCTACAAAAAGAAATTAATTCCATAGCAGAACTAATTAGCCAGAATAACGAAAAAGCTGACCTCTATAAATTTCAGTTAAAAGAAATTGAGGAGTCTAATATCAAGCCTGATGAGGAGTCCCAGTTGGTGGTAGAAAGGGAGTTGTTATACCACTCAACAAAAATCATTGACGCATTAGAAAATGCTTATCTCACGCTACAAGAACAAGACAATAACATCATTGATCTTCTAGGACACGTAGTCACTCCGCTTCAGCGATCTCCAGATCCTTCGGGCTTTATCCAGCCGAAGGTAGAAGTACTCCTTAGCCTTACGGAGCAGCTTAAAGAAGTATCTCGCGAACTAAAGTCCCTTAGTGCCGGAATTGAAGCAGATGAAGCACGGTTGGATTACGTTGAAAACAGGATCGAGTTACTCAAAAACTTAAAACGAAAATATGGACAAAGTGAAGAACAGGTAAATCAATATGCGAACCAATTACGAGACCATGTTCAAGGGAATGATGATTTGCTGCAAGATCAAAAAATTCTAAATTTATCCATGAAAGAAGCTTGGCAATTAGCAGGAGAGATCGCTATTAGCCTCTCCGATGGTCGGAAAAAAGCTGCTAAGTCTCTCGAAGAAATAACCCAACTTGAACTTGCTGAAGTTGGACTGGAAAATTCTGTATTCCAAATAGAAATTAGTAACAGCCCGTCCACAACGGGCTTACCGAGTCCTAATGGTCAGCAATTTACATACAATAGCGATGGGATCGATTTCATTAATTTTCTACTTAGCCCAAATCCTGGAGAGCAGTTAAAACCTTTATCGAAGATTGCCTCTGGAGGGGAAACTTCTCGGGCAATGCTTGCCATAAACAGTGCTATCCAGAGTAACTCAACCTACTCCACTCTAATTTTTGATGAAATTGATTCTGGTATTGGCGGACGTTTGGCTGAAATTGTAGGTAAGAAATTATGGTCGTCATCAAAGCAAGCCCAAGTTTTATGCGTAACCCATTTACCTCAAATTGCAGCATTTGCAGATAGCCATTTCAAAGTGGAAAAATCAGTAATTAATGAACGAACATACGCAAGCGCCAGGGAGCTTAACAAGAAGGAAAAGATTTTAGAATTAGCAGAGATGCTAGGGAATAATGAATCAGAAACTCTAGCAAATGCAGCTGCCGAACTACTGACTAACGCAACAAGTACCAAAAATAATTAAGTCGATCTTGCATTGTCGCCATCTATGGCTGCATTCATTGCTGCAATAGCGACTTCAATTTGACCTTCATCAGGCTTGCGTGTGGTTAGTGATTGCAATGCTAGACTCGGAATAGTACCCATTCTTACAAGTACATTAGAACTATGCCTTGCATTAAATCGAATAACCTCATAGGCAATTCCGGCAATCACAGGAATCAAAACTATTCTAGATGCAATTCGCAATGGCAAATCAGGAGTACCAAGAAAAACAAAAATAATAATCGAGACAATCATTACGGTGAGCAAAAAAGCAGTCCCACAACGAGGATGAGCGGCAGGGAAAAGTCTCAAATTAGTACTATTCAAGTTCAAGGATGCCTCATGTGCATGCACTGCCATATGCTCAGCGGCATGATACCCAAATACTCGGCGAATGCTAGGCATAAACCCGATTAATCCCAAATAGGCAAAGAAAATTGCAAGCCTAAGTACTCCCTCACCTGTATTGCTTAGAACCGAACTCTCTGTGAATTTATCGATAAAACCATGAGTAAGCAAAAGAGGCAGGACAAAGAAAAGTGCAATCCCGAGGCCAAGTGAAAAGCTCAGAGTTAATGCCATGGTCCATGCAGGAATAGGCTCATCGTCGTCTTCTTCACCCACCGAAACTTGGGCAGAATACGATAAAGCTCGCATACCAACTACCAATGACTCTGACAACACCAAAATCCCTCGAATAAATGGTATTTGCCTAAACCGATTAGTGCTCCAATTTGGAACGTCGCGAACTATTGTTTTAATCACCCCATCAGGGTGCCTTGCGGCAACTGTATACACATGGCGGCCACGTATCATCACGCCTTCGATAACAGCCTGACCACCGTATATAGATTTAGCTTGTACTTCTCTATTCATTTAAGAAAAAACTACCCCTCGCTCAATAAAAGGGCAGCTGAAATCATATCACTCAAGGTTAAAGCGTCTTCTGAGACGTTCGACTCGACCCTCTGTATCAACAATTTTCTGCTCACCTGTGAAAAACGGGTGGCATGCTCCACAAATTTCTATTTTGATCTGTGGCTTTGTTGCTCCCGTAACAAAAGTATTACCGCAGGAACAAGTAACCACTGCCTCAGCGTAGTATGTAGGATGAATATCTGCTTTCATTATCTTTCCTATAAATACCTTTAGACCGCAACTACATTAGCTCGTTTTCTTAATTTAGTGGCATGGTCGAATTTAATTTCACCATCTACAAGAGCAAACAAAGTGAAATCTCGACCCATTCCAACATTGATACCAGGATATATCTTAGTACCTCTTTGGCGAGCAATTATAGTGCCCGCTTTTACCTGCTGCCCTGCAAATCTTTTGACGCCCAAACGCTTACCTTGGCTATCGCGCCCATTACGACTACTTCCGCCAGCTTTCTTATGCGCCATTGGTAGCTCTCTTTCTTCTCTTAGGGGCCTGAGGAGATTCACCTTCGGCAACAATTTGCTTAATTGAAAGCTTAGTCACGCTTTGCCGATGGCCATTCTTAACATGGTACCTAGTTTTAGGTTTGTATTTGAACACAATAACTTTATCGGCGCGGCCCTGCTGAGCAACCTCTGCGACCACTTTTGCACCTTGAACCATTGGCTGTCCAATAGATACATTCGAGTCCTTAGCAATTAGCAGCACTTGATCAAGCTCAACAGTCGAGCCTTCATCACCTTCGAGTTTCTCCACGGTAATCAAATCACCTGGCTGAACTCGGTATTGCTTTCCACCTGTTTGTATTATTGCGTATTCCATGACAACTAGAGAATTTTACGTGAGTATCTCTCGCAGAGCAAGTAGGGCACCAAATTGGCGCCCTACTTAGATGCTGCAAAGCGAGAGAAGAGTAGTTTATTACTCTGATTCGATCTCCTCTTCTGGTTCCTCTTCTGTAGGTAATTCCATCACCAGTTGAGATTGCGCGTCTTCTTCATCCTCTATAGTTACTTCCACCTCATCAGTTTCTTCGCTTTCTTCGTCTAACGATTCTGCTTGAGGCGAAGTAATTTCCTTAGTCTTTACTGGTGTCGTAGAGATTTGCTCAAAGTCTTCCCACGTACGCTCTTTAAATGCACTCATTGAAATCACCCGATCGTCTTCAGACAATTTTGTCATCACCTGAACACCTTGTGTTGCCCGACCCATTGATCTAATTTCCATTATGGGGGTGCGGAAAACCATGGCTTTTTGAGAACCTACCATAATTTCCTCTACATCAGGGCCCGTTACAACAGCAGCAGCGATTGGGCCAGTTTTGTCCGTTATTTTCATCGCGATTACCCCTTGGACATTACGCCCCGTGATTCGGAATTTCTCAACTGCAGTGCGCTTGCCATAACCCCTACTAGAAAGAATCATTAACTGCGCATCAGGGGTTGCCACATCCATGGCAATGACGTGGTCATCATCTATTAATTTGATCCCTCTCACGCCACCAGCAGTACGACCTTGTCGAATAGTAACGTCGTCAATATTGAATTGAACTCCCTTACCGTTCCTACTAACAAGAATTGCGGTCATACCATCGCTAACTAGCCTAGCTGTAAGCAAGCTATCATCTTTTTCCAGATCAAATGCAGCTATTCCGCTCCTTCGTATGTTAGCGAATTTGCTTAAATGCATTTTTTTAATTTTCCCTTTTCGCGTAGCCATGAAAATATATTGATCCGCATTAGGGTCCGAAATATTGACTACTGCTGTAACTATTTCTTCATTCGGATTGATCGTGTCAATCAAATTTTGGATGGGTGTGCCACGCGATGTCCTGGAAGAATCCTGAGATACTTCAAACACTCGTTTTCTATATATCTTCCCCTTATCCGTGAAAAATAGTAGCCAATCATGCGTATCAGCAACAATCAATTGCTGAACAGCATCTCCTTCTCGGGGCTGCTGCCCTCTAACGCCTTTACCCTTCCGGTGTTGCAGTCGATAAAGTGCAATAGGTAATCGCTTAATATACCCTCGATCACTTAACGTAAATACCACATCAGCGTGAGGAGTTAATTCTTCTCGTGACTGGTCTCGTGCCTCTTCGTCAGATATTTGCGTGCGCCTATCTTGCCCAAAATTCTTGCGGAGCTCAGAATTCTCCAATTTAATTACTGCTAATACTTTAGAAGCGCTCGATAGTAATTCCTCCAGCTCAGCAATTTTTTTCATTAAATCTTGATATTCATTCTCAATCCGCTCTCTTTCCAAAGCCGCTAATCGGCGCAGTTGCATATCGAGTATGGCTTGCGCCTGTTGGTCAGTTAGGCCAAATTTTACGGTCAAACCATTCCTGGCATTTTCTACGTCTGGAGACTGCCTTATAAGCGCAATAACATCATCCAAATTTTCTAAAGCAACTCTCAATCCTTCGAGGATATGTGCACGCTCTCTGGCTCGTGCCAAATCGTATTCGGCTCTACGCCGCACGACTGTTTTCCTAAATTCAATGAAGTGCTGAAGAGATGATTTTAGGCTCAGGATCCTTGGCTGCCCGTCAACCAAAGCGACCATGTTCACATGAAATGCACTCTGCATTTGTGTATGCTGGTATAGATTATTTAATACAACATTTGCTGCAGCATTCCTCTGTAATTCAATTACGATTCGCATTCCTTCACGATCAGATTCATCTCTGATCTCAGAAATCCCCTCAATTTTTTTATCCTTCGAAAGGAAAGCTATTTTTTCTATAAGAGCAGCTTTATTAACTTGATAGGGCAGCTCGTTGACTATAATCCTCTGGCGAGAACCGCTTTTTTCCATATCCTCAAAATAAGCCGTAGCACGAGTCATTATCCGACCGTGGCCAGTATGATAGGCTTGGGAAATACCCTCACGGCCCATAATGGTGGCTGCAGTAGGGAAATCAGGGCCCTGAACAAATTGAATCAATTCGTCTGCCGTAGCTTCAGGATTCTCAATCAGATGATCGATAGCATCACAAACCTCCCTAAGGTTATGAGGAGGTATATTTGTTGCCATTCCGACCGCTATACCTGAAGAACCATTAATCAAAAAACCAGGTATCCGCGACGGGAGCACAGTTGGTTCACGCTGTGAACCATCATAGTTATCCACAAAATCAATAGTATCTCGGTCAATGTCCTGAAGGAGTTGCTCAGCAATTGGAGCAAGCCTTGCTTCTGTATAGCGCATAGCCGCGGGAGGATCATCATCTACGGACCCAAAATTCCCCTGTCCATCAACCAAGGTATGCCGCATCGAAAAATCCTGCGCCATTCTCACCAAAGCGTCATAAACAGATGAATCACCGTGAGGATGGTATTTACCAAGGACTTCACCTACAACTGCTGCGCTTTTTTTGTAAGAAGAACCGGGGCGAAGACCCATTCCCTGCATTGCATAAAGAATACGTCGATGGACAGGCTTCAAGCCGTCTCTTACGTCTGGCAATGCTCTCGAGACGATCACGCTCATCGCATAATCCAGATAAGCACTTCTCATCTCTTCTTCAATTCGAACCGGCCTTACATTGCCCGAATTACCAGTTACCATCCTGGCTCCTTTCATCAACTGAGGATCAATACTAGCAACATCTAGTACCAGTGATCCAAAACAACTCTATATATAGCTACAATTGAGTATAACACATACCGCGCGCGCGCACGCGTAAGCAGACACTCCTAAATATCTATATTTAGGCTATGTCCATTTTTTCCATAGTCAGTATCTGAAGAAATCTACAGGCTCAATTGATTTTATAGGCCAAACAGATGTTAAATTAAACGCTTATATGCTTCCCTTATAAATGGCAACAGGAATTCTTGACCATCGCAGATGCTCAATGAGTAATGTGTCGCCCGGATCAAACAATCTATAAGTAGCTAAATCTATCGGAAATCTAACTGGCCCCAGTGTAGTTACATAAGGCTTAGGAGGAAGCGGGTTAATTCTATTCCTTCTGACTATAGGGCCTAACCTCCCAGGGACAAAACCATGCCTTGTCCAGAGTTCAAACCCTCCTAATACTGAGCGAGTGAAGAAGAGCACTGCGATCATTAAGAAAACGGATGAAATAGGGAAAGCCCCAAGCTGTAGGCCGAAAAGCTGCGAAACAACCAACAGTGCAGTTGCAGTAAACGCTAATGCTAAATTACGAGTTGCAGGTCTTATTAAATCCTTACGAACTGACGTCCACTCCAATTTAAATTGCATATTGCAATGTATACACGAAGCAGCAATCGCATCCGAACCACGTTTAAGATATAAATGTCGGCAATTACCACTGCTATCAATCTGCCCCGATCCCTTTTGGTTCATTTTCATCTTACAAAGAACCCCGTTCATAAAATTCTGCCCAATTTATTAGCCAGTCAAATAGCTTCAAAAAGCTTTTAGGTACTTCTTTTTCACGCTCAGGATGGCATTGAACTCCTATCAGCAACGGGTAATCCGGGCTCTCTAGCGCTTCAATGATACCGTCATCCGGAGAATAAGCTGATGCTAACAAAGAAGGTGCCCGTTGCGCTTCCTTCAAGCCCTGGTGGTGCAAACTATTAACACGGTATATGGCTCCAGCCCCAATAATTGCTCCAAGCCTGCTTCCAGGGGAAACATACGTGCTGTGAAGGAGAGGTTTTTGATCATCTTGATCTAGAGGGTCTCTGTGATTTGGTATGTCTTGGAGCAGCTTGCCGCCGAAAGCTACATTGATGAGCTGCATTCCTCGACATATACCGAGAACTGGAATCTCACAACTTATTGCGTACTTCAAGAGTGCCAATTCCATATCGTCACGTGCACGAAACGTTTCTTCAATTTCAATTTTGGGCTCTTCACCATAAAGTGAAGGCTCGAGATCATACCCCCCGCACAACAGTAAGCCACTAGCACTTATGAAGCTATCTTCCGCGCTGATAAAGCTCTTAGGTGTAAGAACTTTAGCTTGCCCTCCCCTTGATTGAATTGAAGCTGTGTATGGAATTGCTTCGCGTGGTCCCGTAGCGGTAACAACTATATTCGGCACTATTACAAAACACCTAATGCCTGTCCAAGGACGTGCGAAGTAGCATCCTCATCTAATAAACCTGAAAGGTAATTGATTTTTTCTGGATGCATGACATTTACTCGCGAATGCAATGTTTCCAATAAGCTCATAGTTTGATGAGTGTCAGAGGAAACAGTAACAAGAGGTACCCCTAAATCTTCTGCCCTTTGGAAAACATATTGAGATGGAGTCTCACAATTTGTCAAAATCAATAAATTCAAAGGGAAGTTGAGAGCAGACATTTGTATATCGATACGCCCTCCTCTTACAATCACTGCCTGGTTAGAGAAACGATTAAAATAATTCCCTCCCCATTCAGTAATAAGCCCCCCTATTAGTAAATGTTCAACAAGATCTTCATTTCTATCAGCATTGGCAAAGTATTTACCTTGGATATGCTCAACTATTTGAGCAACCGTAGGCGCAATGAGCACTCGCTTCTCTGGAATCACCTTGATCATACTAATTCCATCAAGACTTAATTCGGGAAGCAATCTATTATCAACATCATTAGTTGAATATTTATGGCATTTATTTACGATAAGCCCGGTAAAATGATCTCCATAAGTACGACTCCATTTTCGTACTTCTTCTCTATTTATAGATCGATCGTAACCGATCACTCCTAGTACTTTTGCATGCGTAGCATTGATAATGTCAACTTCAATTTCTGCTCTATTTTGTGGAGTTTCAGTGGAAGCTCCACCATCAATAACAATTACATCGTAAGACTGTTGCCAATCGCGCAATAATTCAATTTTTTCATCTCTTCCAGCCCCTAAAAATAATTCTGCTTCATTATTTGAAGGTAGCACACTATCTACAAAGGTTTTAATATCAGAGGCAGTTCCATCGGCTGCTGGTATCAACAAAACTTTTTTCCCTGAATTTTTCCAAGATGTGGCCAATCCTACAGCCATAGCCGTTGTCCCAGACCCAGAAGAATAACCTACGATATATGCGATGCTCATAAGTGTGCGAACCTAATAAAAATATTGAAAAAGTCTCTCAATGAACAATTACCCTACCAGAATATTAATCCCATAAATACTATATCCACATCTAACTGTATAATCTCATATCAGAATAAAGAGTGACAGGCATATGACAGATTCAATAACTGTAAATGTTCCAGCGACATCAGCTAATCTTGGCCCAGGCTTTGACTGCCTAGGCATAGCGCTTTCTTTATGGAATACCCTATCTATGAAAATCTCTGAATCTCCAGAGGTAATTATTCATGGAGAAGGTGAAGATTCACTTCCCATTGATGAAAGTAATTTAATGTATACGGCAGGTAAGCGAATACTCAAAGAAGCTGGTCAAGAAGAGAAAGAACTTTCAATTGAAGCTTGGTTAGATATCCCATTAAGCAGAGGCCTTGGTAGTAGTTCAGCAGCAATCACAGGTAGCATTTATGGAGTAAATGCCCTACTGGGCTATCCTTTAACACCCCATCAATTATTACAAATCGCAACAGAAATTGAAGGGCACCCTGATAATGTTGCACCTGCCTTAATGGGAGGAATGAGTATTGTCGTAACAGAAAATTCGCTTGTACATGCTGTCCCAGTAGAGCTTCCAGAGAACCTACAATGTGTGGCGTATATCCCTGATACTCCAATGTCCACTAGTAATGCGCGAAGTCTTCTAGAACCCCGCGTCCCAAGAGAGGATGCTATTTTCAACATAAGTAGAACCGCTTTGTTAGTTGCAGCACTTAGCCAAGGCGAATTTGAGTACTTAAAACTAGCAACACAAGATCGATTACATCAACCTCATAGGCAACAGATATTTCGGCAAATGAAAGTCATTTTAGATCACGCGATTGCCGCAGGGGCAAAAGGTGCGTTCCTATCCGGTGCAGGATCAACGATAATTGCATTCACTACTACTGAAGAGAATCGAGCCTTCACTATAGGCTATGAAATGGCAGATGCTGCAGACAAATCAGGATTAACAGGTACTTTTAAAGTACTTAGGCCGACAACACACGGGGCTAAATTAATAGAGCGTCCCACTGGATAATTAATGTCTATACTGGTTCAAAAATATGGCGGCTCATCTGTAAGTAACGCGACAAAAATAAAGAGTGTGGCGTTAAGAATTGCTGAATCAAAAAAGCAAGGGCATCAACTAGCAGTTGTTTTATCAGCCATGGGTGACTCTACTGATCAACTAATTGAACTGGCAGAGTCGATCAGTACTAACCCTGAACCACGAGAGTTGGATACATTGCTATCTACAGGAGAGCTAGTGTCATGCACCTTAATGGCAATGGCTCTAAGAGAATTAGGTATTCCGGCAATAAGCATGAGTGGCGCCCAAGCAGGGATAAAAACTGATACAGCTCACGGGAGAGCATCCATTGTAGGCCTTGATGCAAATCGAATCATCAGCATCCTTAATTCAGGTACTGTGGCAATCGTCGCTGGTTTCCAAGGCGTTAGCGAAGACATGGATATTACGACCCTCGGAAGAGGAGGGTCTGATACAACAGCAGTTGCTCTTGCCGCGGCCATAGGTGCTGAAAGGTGCGAAGTCTTTACTGATGTAGATGGTATATACACCGCTGACCCGAGAGTAGTACCAAATGCAAAAAAAATTAAGGAAATTGGATACGAGGAAATGCTTGAACTTGCAAGCTACGGAGCAAAAATGCACCCCCGCTCTATAGAGCTTGGAGCATGGTACAAAGTTCCGATACTGGTCGCGGCCAGTTATGAATCTATCCCAGGTACAATGATTCATTCAGTCGATACAAAGGATAATTTTATGGAAATCGCTAACAAAGTGAGCGGGGTAACCTATCAGAAAGGCATCGCACGAATTACAGTCAGAGGAATTCCTGATAGACCAGGTATCGCAGCTTCTGTTTTTGCGCCACTTTCTGAGGCTAATATTAGTGTTGATACTATCGTCCAAAATGCAAGTGCTGAAAACCTCACTGACTT encodes:
- a CDS encoding MmgE/PrpD family protein, which encodes MSVSSSLAKLITEKRLEDLPSWTIHEAKRTLINMVGISLSASTSSGNDMLLSWIEKENASPRASIIGSSVRTSPFNAALMNGFLAHLQDYDDTHFPTVLHPTAPVWPAVFAASEDQNATGLQSLGSFVLGAEIACRLAMSVHPWHYDMGWHITGTTGVFGAVIGVGKILNLDNTTLNMAIGQAGTYASGIREVFGSHTKPMHAAKAASNGLQSAYLATSGFTGADDIIGGRRGFWEVLSPNGHNKEILLNNFGDHWELKNNGLKPYANGVVSHPIQDAVIYLRNTHSIQPANVSAINARVHPLVLELMNRPEPQRGLEGKFSFQHCAAAALVDGAGHDAQFSDTKITEPLIANIRSKVNAQIDDSLGEDEVYISIVMNNGQTLEHHVKHATGSPENPMSDASLESKFRDLAGEVLNSSQVNKLLSTLWEIEKAPDLQEVTELMRVQ
- the recN gene encoding DNA repair protein RecN, which gives rise to MLLELNVKNLAIIHETNLTFGPGFNVITGETGAGKSLLIDALEFALGENSNRDLLRNQTDSTSVEAVFSIATASQLHYLETEFDINCEADGLLVIFRKLHIEGKIISKINGQTVTVKTLKAIANMLVDIHGQGSHLSLVKTTRQLQIIDTYKGLNGEKKSFEKELQRAISLQKEINSIAELISQNNEKADLYKFQLKEIEESNIKPDEESQLVVERELLYHSTKIIDALENAYLTLQEQDNNIIDLLGHVVTPLQRSPDPSGFIQPKVEVLLSLTEQLKEVSRELKSLSAGIEADEARLDYVENRIELLKNLKRKYGQSEEQVNQYANQLRDHVQGNDDLLQDQKILNLSMKEAWQLAGEIAISLSDGRKKAAKSLEEITQLELAEVGLENSVFQIEISNSPSTTGLPSPNGQQFTYNSDGIDFINFLLSPNPGEQLKPLSKIASGGETSRAMLAINSAIQSNSTYSTLIFDEIDSGIGGRLAEIVGKKLWSSSKQAQVLCVTHLPQIAAFADSHFKVEKSVINERTYASARELNKKEKILELAEMLGNNESETLANAAAELLTNATSTKNN
- a CDS encoding DUF1385 domain-containing protein; translated protein: MNREVQAKSIYGGQAVIEGVMIRGRHVYTVAARHPDGVIKTIVRDVPNWSTNRFRQIPFIRGILVLSESLVVGMRALSYSAQVSVGEEDDDEPIPAWTMALTLSFSLGLGIALFFVLPLLLTHGFIDKFTESSVLSNTGEGVLRLAIFFAYLGLIGFMPSIRRVFGYHAAEHMAVHAHEASLNLNSTNLRLFPAAHPRCGTAFLLTVMIVSIIIFVFLGTPDLPLRIASRIVLIPVIAGIAYEVIRFNARHSSNVLVRMGTIPSLALQSLTTRKPDEGQIEVAIAAMNAAIDGDNARST
- the rpmE gene encoding 50S ribosomal protein L31, producing MKADIHPTYYAEAVVTCSCGNTFVTGATKPQIKIEICGACHPFFTGEQKIVDTEGRVERLRRRFNLE
- the rpmA gene encoding 50S ribosomal protein L27, with translation MAHKKAGGSSRNGRDSQGKRLGVKRFAGQQVKAGTIIARQRGTKIYPGINVGMGRDFTLFALVDGEIKFDHATKLRKRANVVAV
- the rplU gene encoding 50S ribosomal protein L21, translated to MEYAIIQTGGKQYRVQPGDLITVEKLEGDEGSTVELDQVLLIAKDSNVSIGQPMVQGAKVVAEVAQQGRADKVIVFKYKPKTRYHVKNGHRQSVTKLSIKQIVAEGESPQAPKRRKRATNGA
- the gyrA gene encoding DNA gyrase subunit A; the encoded protein is MVTGNSGNVRPVRIEEEMRSAYLDYAMSVIVSRALPDVRDGLKPVHRRILYAMQGMGLRPGSSYKKSAAVVGEVLGKYHPHGDSSVYDALVRMAQDFSMRHTLVDGQGNFGSVDDDPPAAMRYTEARLAPIAEQLLQDIDRDTIDFVDNYDGSQREPTVLPSRIPGFLINGSSGIAVGMATNIPPHNLREVCDAIDHLIENPEATADELIQFVQGPDFPTAATIMGREGISQAYHTGHGRIMTRATAYFEDMEKSGSRQRIIVNELPYQVNKAALIEKIAFLSKDKKIEGISEIRDESDREGMRIVIELQRNAAANVVLNNLYQHTQMQSAFHVNMVALVDGQPRILSLKSSLQHFIEFRKTVVRRRAEYDLARARERAHILEGLRVALENLDDVIALIRQSPDVENARNGLTVKFGLTDQQAQAILDMQLRRLAALERERIENEYQDLMKKIAELEELLSSASKVLAVIKLENSELRKNFGQDRRTQISDEEARDQSREELTPHADVVFTLSDRGYIKRLPIALYRLQHRKGKGVRGQQPREGDAVQQLIVADTHDWLLFFTDKGKIYRKRVFEVSQDSSRTSRGTPIQNLIDTINPNEEIVTAVVNISDPNADQYIFMATRKGKIKKMHLSKFANIRRSGIAAFDLEKDDSLLTARLVSDGMTAILVSRNGKGVQFNIDDVTIRQGRTAGGVRGIKLIDDDHVIAMDVATPDAQLMILSSRGYGKRTAVEKFRITGRNVQGVIAMKITDKTGPIAAAVVTGPDVEEIMVGSQKAMVFRTPIMEIRSMGRATQGVQVMTKLSEDDRVISMSAFKERTWEDFEQISTTPVKTKEITSPQAESLDEESEETDEVEVTIEDEEDAQSQLVMELPTEEEPEEEIESE
- a CDS encoding gamma-glutamyl-gamma-aminobutyrate hydrolase family protein (Members of this family of hydrolases with an active site Cys residue belong to MEROPS family C26.); this encodes MPNIVVTATGPREAIPYTASIQSRGGQAKVLTPKSFISAEDSFISASGLLLCGGYDLEPSLYGEEPKIEIEETFRARDDMELALLKYAISCEIPVLGICRGMQLINVAFGGKLLQDIPNHRDPLDQDDQKPLLHSTYVSPGSRLGAIIGAGAIYRVNSLHHQGLKEAQRAPSLLASAYSPDDGIIEALESPDYPLLIGVQCHPEREKEVPKSFLKLFDWLINWAEFYERGSL
- a CDS encoding DRTGG domain-containing protein; the protein is MAVGLATSWKNSGKKVLLIPAADGTASDIKTFVDSVLPSNNEAELFLGAGRDEKIELLRDWQQSYDVIVIDGGASTETPQNRAEIEVDIINATHAKVLGVIGYDRSINREEVRKWSRTYGDHFTGLIVNKCHKYSTNDVDNRLLPELSLDGISMIKVIPEKRVLIAPTVAQIVEHIQGKYFANADRNEDLVEHLLIGGLITEWGGNYFNRFSNQAVIVRGGRIDIQMSALNFPLNLLILTNCETPSQYVFQRAEDLGVPLVTVSSDTHQTMSLLETLHSRVNVMHPEKINYLSGLLDEDATSHVLGQALGVL